The following is a genomic window from Bacillus sp. V2I10.
ATTCCATTATCGGTCTGGATCGATTGAAGGTGCTTCATATTAATGACAGCAAAAATATTTCTGGAGCCCGGAAAGACCGTCATGAGAATATCGGATTTGGCCATATTGGATTTAAGGCATTGAATGATATCGTTCATCATCCGCAGCTTGCAGATGTGCCTAAAATTCTTGAAACTCCTTATGTAGGTGAAGATAAGAAAGATAAAAAACCGCCATATCGCTTTGAAATTGAGATGCTGCGGGGGAAAGAATTCAATTCTGATCTGCTGGAACGAATCCGAAATCAGGCATAAAAAAGAAAGCTGTCGGAGTAAATCGACAGCTTTTTAGCCTATAAACTGCTGAAACAATTGGTTCACTTGCTGTGCAGTGGCAGGAGAAGTAATCGCAGCCACCTTCTTTAATAGGCTGATGCGCTCTGCATCATTAAAGATATTAATGTTTCTGCCGCGGATGATTTTTACGATTTCCTGAGCCTGAGCTCTGTTGATTGCAAGGCTGTTCTGTTTAGCAAGCTGAAGCAATCCATCTGTATCCAATGAATTGAGTTTATGGTTAACGATTTTTTGAAATAAAATCACGTACATACCTCCCTCACCATTCAATGTATGGTGAAGATTTAGGAAAAGTGCCTATTTTTTTAGCAATCGAATAGGATAAAATCTTTCTGCGCTTTTCTTTAATATAAAAAAGTATAAAATTTCGCGCATTGATGTCCAGCTCCTGCGCGTAAACTCCTCGGTCAGAGCGGATCCGCCATTCGGAGCTGAACAAGGCGCCTGCGCTTTTAGAGGGGAATCATTTAAATGACAAAAAAACAGCATAAAAAAGAAAGTACAGGACGATTATTAACAAGACTGATTTTGATTATCATCGGTGCAGCGCTTGCAGCTGTCTCAATTGAACTCTTCCTAATTCCCAATCAGATTATTGATGGGGGAATAATCGGCATATCGCTGATTGTCGACCACATCACACCTGACAGTCTGTCATTCATCAATTTTGGAACACTGGTCGTCATTTTAAATTTGCCGTTTATGTATTATGGTTATAAACAAATAGGTAAAACATTTATGATATCGTCGATTTTTGGTATAGTCTCTCTGGCTATCATAGAAAGCATGCTGCACCATGTTGAACCGTTCACGGCAGAGCCGATTTTAGCAACTGTTTTTGGAGGGCTGATCCTTGGTGTGGGTGTAGGGCTAGTCATACGAAACGGCGGTTCAATGGACGGAACAGAAATTTTAGGCATATTGCTTACAAAAAAGCTGCCGTTTTCAGTAGGGGAATTTGTCATGTTTATTAACATTTTCATCTTTGCCTGGGCAGCATTTGTATTTGGAGCAGAGCAAGCTATGTATTCGGTGATGGCTTATTACATAGCATTTAAAACGATTGATACTGTCATTCAGGGATTAGACGAAACAAAGGCAGTGATCATTGTTTCTGATTATTATGAAGATGTATCTGATGCCATCCTTCAAAGGCTTGGGCGCGGAACCACAAAATTAAAAGGCAAAGGCGGCTATACAGATGACGAAAAGGAAGTCATCTATGTAGTTGTAACAAGACTCGAAGTGACAAAGCTAAAATCAATTGTTCATGAAATCGATACAAATGCATTTATTACAATAATGAATACACAAGAAACAAAAGGGACAAATTTCAAGTCA
Proteins encoded in this region:
- a CDS encoding DUF2624 domain-containing protein, which encodes MYVILFQKIVNHKLNSLDTDGLLQLAKQNSLAINRAQAQEIVKIIRGRNINIFNDAERISLLKKVAAITSPATAQQVNQLFQQFIG
- a CDS encoding YitT family protein, giving the protein MTKKQHKKESTGRLLTRLILIIIGAALAAVSIELFLIPNQIIDGGIIGISLIVDHITPDSLSFINFGTLVVILNLPFMYYGYKQIGKTFMISSIFGIVSLAIIESMLHHVEPFTAEPILATVFGGLILGVGVGLVIRNGGSMDGTEILGILLTKKLPFSVGEFVMFINIFIFAWAAFVFGAEQAMYSVMAYYIAFKTIDTVIQGLDETKAVIIVSDYYEDVSDAILQRLGRGTTKLKGKGGYTDDEKEVIYVVVTRLEVTKLKSIVHEIDTNAFITIMNTQETKGTNFKSAIH